One Thiovulum sp. ES DNA window includes the following coding sequences:
- a CDS encoding hypothetical protein (PFAM: Caspase domain): MSKLFIVLSLLTFSGCFSEKNSQAEVRNLEKASNSEDGRILRLKRVEDIPEYAKLSLESRYALVIGNNNYQNFTTLKNAVNDATDIGKKLEKIGFKVFKVLNGNRDEMNRKIQQFSNLLKKSGGVGMVFYAGHGLEMAGKNYLVPTDSNVKDKFDIPEENVALNTVLARLDEAGNRLNILVLDACRNDPVADGDFRETFGNGGLALPPSASGTYIAYSADIGQVAEDGKGRNGTFTKNLLENLDKEGIPLNKVFQLTRKAVEKDTDGDQSPASYDKTTGDFYFVLPKGKTLNVGSSGSNSDSTVNLKDDARTKFRVTINPSPVDAEISLESGKYYTKGTHKILVSKDGYYSKNIDLNLLEDTVLNVTLKKSHFSLIINSYPADSRIKFEKIDFKNGMKLKEGIYNFKVLKDGYLSKSGEIDLKKDTVLNIELLTKSGEKTSSIKTDLVWNGQG, translated from the coding sequence ATGTCAAAACTGTTTATAGTTTTAAGTCTGCTGACTTTTTCTGGTTGTTTCTCCGAGAAAAATTCTCAAGCTGAAGTTCGGAATCTTGAAAAAGCTTCAAATTCAGAAGATGGACGAATATTAAGACTCAAGCGAGTTGAAGACATTCCAGAATATGCGAAACTCTCACTTGAATCTCGTTATGCTCTTGTTATTGGAAACAATAATTATCAAAATTTCACAACACTCAAAAATGCTGTAAATGATGCGACGGACATCGGAAAGAAACTTGAAAAAATCGGTTTCAAAGTTTTCAAAGTTTTGAATGGAAATCGTGATGAGATGAATCGAAAAATTCAACAATTCTCAAATTTGCTGAAAAAGAGTGGAGGAGTTGGAATGGTTTTTTATGCTGGACACGGTTTGGAGATGGCAGGAAAAAATTATCTTGTTCCAACTGATTCAAATGTGAAAGATAAATTTGATATTCCAGAAGAAAATGTAGCACTCAACACAGTTTTAGCAAGACTTGATGAAGCAGGAAACCGTTTAAATATTCTCGTTCTTGATGCTTGTCGAAATGATCCAGTTGCTGATGGAGATTTTCGTGAAACTTTCGGAAATGGCGGACTTGCTCTTCCTCCAAGTGCTTCTGGAACTTACATAGCTTATTCTGCTGATATTGGACAAGTTGCCGAAGATGGAAAAGGACGAAACGGAACTTTTACAAAAAATCTCTTAGAAAATCTTGACAAAGAGGGAATTCCTCTAAATAAAGTTTTTCAACTCACCAGAAAAGCTGTTGAAAAAGATACAGATGGAGATCAATCTCCAGCAAGTTACGACAAAACAACAGGAGATTTCTATTTTGTTTTGCCTAAGGGTAAAACTTTAAATGTAGGAAGTTCAGGCAGTAATTCAGACTCAACTGTTAATTTGAAAGATGATGCTCGAACAAAATTTAGAGTAACGATTAATCCATCGCCTGTTGATGCAGAAATAAGTTTAGAGAGTGGAAAATATTATACAAAAGGCACTCATAAAATTTTAGTTTCAAAAGATGGTTACTATTCAAAAAATATAGATCTCAATCTTCTTGAAGATACAGTTTTGAATGTAACTTTAAAAAAATCACACTTCTCACTCATTATAAATAGTTATCCAGCTGACAGTCGAATCAAGTTTGAAAAAATAGATTTTAAAAATGGAATGAAGTTAAAAGAGGGAATTTATAATTTTAAAGTTTTAAAAGATGGGTATCTTTCAAAAAGTGGTGAGATTGATCTCAAAAAAGATACTGTTCTAAATATTGAACTTCTTACAAAAAGTGGTGAAAAAACATCTTCTATAAAAACTGATCTGGTTTGGAATGGGCAAGG
- a CDS encoding menaquinone biosynthesis protein, SCO4550 family (PFAM: Radical SAM superfamily~TIGRFAM: radical SAM domain protein, CofH subfamily; menaquinone biosynthesis protein, SCO4550 family), giving the protein MKRLEISEAVELIKNGDLKDLGERAYKFKQELHPKKITSFVIDRNINYTNVCWVDCKFCAFYRHGKDEDAYILSFEEIGKKIEELLEIGGTQILFQGGVHPKLKIEWYEELVEWIATKYPTVTIHGFSAIEIDYISRISNISISEVLSRLQKKGLSSIPGAGAEILSDRVRDIIAPKKISADRWIEIHREAHKLGIKSTATMMYGTVETDEEIVEHFDRIRKLQDETGGFRAFILWSFQSENTKLAQEMEIEKTSSNRYLRLLSVARLFLDNFKNIQSSWVTQGSYIGQTALLFGANDLGSTMMEENVVSSAGASFRMGKDEMIELIRDIGENPAKRNTAYEYLEFY; this is encoded by the coding sequence CTAATTAAAAATGGCGATTTGAAAGATTTAGGCGAACGAGCTTACAAATTCAAACAGGAGTTACACCCCAAAAAAATCACATCTTTTGTAATTGATAGAAATATAAATTACACGAATGTCTGTTGGGTTGATTGTAAATTTTGTGCATTTTATCGACACGGAAAAGATGAAGATGCCTATATTTTATCTTTTGAAGAAATCGGAAAAAAAATCGAGGAACTTTTGGAAATTGGTGGAACTCAAATACTTTTTCAAGGTGGAGTTCATCCGAAATTGAAAATTGAGTGGTATGAAGAGCTTGTTGAGTGGATTGCTACAAAATATCCGACGGTAACAATTCACGGTTTTTCTGCAATTGAGATTGACTACATTTCGAGAATTTCAAATATTTCTATTTCAGAAGTCCTTTCAAGATTACAAAAAAAAGGTTTGTCATCTATTCCAGGTGCGGGTGCTGAAATTTTGAGCGACCGAGTCCGAGACATAATTGCTCCGAAAAAAATCAGTGCCGATCGTTGGATTGAAATTCACCGTGAAGCTCACAAACTTGGAATTAAATCGACTGCAACAATGATGTATGGAACTGTTGAAACTGATGAAGAGATTGTTGAACATTTTGACAGAATCCGAAAACTACAAGATGAAACTGGCGGTTTTCGTGCATTTATTCTTTGGTCGTTTCAGTCTGAAAATACTAAATTGGCACAGGAAATGGAAATCGAGAAGACCTCATCGAATAGATATTTAAGACTTCTTTCTGTTGCAAGACTCTTTTTGGATAATTTTAAAAATATTCAAAGTTCTTGGGTTACTCAAGGTAGTTATATTGGACAAACTGCTCTTCTTTTTGGTGCAAATGATTTGGGTTCTACGATGATGGAGGAAAATGTTGTCTCTTCTGCGGGTGCTTCTTTCCGAATGGGAAAAGACGAAATGATTGAATTAATCCGAGACATTGGGGAAAATCCAGCAAAACGAAATACAGCTTACGAATATTTAGAATTCTATTAA